TCATTTCCTGACTTATCAGAAATTGGTTTTGAAAAAAGCACTATAAAAGTCCTTCCGCATAATTTAACACAAATTGCGAATTACAAAGAAACCAGAGATTTTCCGGCTTTAGACAGTACATCTTATCTTTCGCCACATCTACGTTTCGGAACCGTTAGCATTCGGAAACTTGTGAATTGGGCAAATAAAAAGAATCAAACTTTTCTAAGTGAATTGATCTGGAGAGAGTTTTTTATCCAAATCCTGTTTAACTTCCCAAATTGTGTAAATCATAATTTCAAGTCAGCTTATGATGGTATTCAATGGCGCAATAACGAAGAAGATTTTAAGCGTTGGTGTTCCGGAACTACAGGTTATCCAATGGTCGATGCAGGAATGCGGCAACTAAACGAAACCGGTTATATGCACAATCGCGTTCGAATGGTTGTTGCGAGTTTTTTATGCAAACATTTGTTGATTAACTGGCAATGGGGCGAAGCTTATTTTGCCGAAAAACTACTAGATTTCGAATTAGCATCAAACGTCGGGAATTGGCAATGGGCTGCAGGAACAGGTTGCGATGCTGCACCATATTTCAGAGTTTTCAATCCCGAAATTCAACAAAAGAAATTTGACGAAAAAGGAATCTACATCCGCAAATGGATTTCTGAATTTGACTTAGGATATAACGAACCAATGGTCGATCATGCTTTTGCAAGAGATCGTGCGATTTCCACTTATAAAGCAGGGATTTTGAAATAGTTTTTTTTTGTTTCAGGTTTCAAGTTTCAAGTTTCGCTATAACTAAAAACCTTTGTCAAAGTTTAAAACTTTGACAAAGGTTTATGTGTAAAAAATCCGTGTAAATCTGCGTTTTCGCGAAGCGAATCAGCGTCATCTGCGTGCCATTTATTGCAAACTTGCAATCCTAAGCGATCTCAAAACTTCGGGTGCAGGAAATAGCTCCTAATACTTCAAATAATTAGTCACGACAATCTTAGCTTTCAAATCAAACATCAAATTATACAAACCAAAGAAAGTTCGATTCATATAAATAAAATG
This genomic window from Flavobacterium sp. 9 contains:
- a CDS encoding deoxyribodipyrimidine photo-lyase, whose translation is MTKQKATFFWFRRDLRLDDNIGLFNALQSDFPVIPLFIFDEDILDNLPLNDARVSFIYDSLEKINEELNTINSSILIKKGKTADVWQSLIEEFDIQSIFFNKDYEPFAIKRDIAIQKLLQQNNIETFSFKDHVIFEEKEITKSDGLPYTVYTPYKNKWLEKYHLAGQVLEYDTKPLLKNFAENQFSFPDLSEIGFEKSTIKVLPHNLTQIANYKETRDFPALDSTSYLSPHLRFGTVSIRKLVNWANKKNQTFLSELIWREFFIQILFNFPNCVNHNFKSAYDGIQWRNNEEDFKRWCSGTTGYPMVDAGMRQLNETGYMHNRVRMVVASFLCKHLLINWQWGEAYFAEKLLDFELASNVGNWQWAAGTGCDAAPYFRVFNPEIQQKKFDEKGIYIRKWISEFDLGYNEPMVDHAFARDRAISTYKAGILK